One part of the Ornithodoros turicata isolate Travis chromosome 2, ASM3712646v1, whole genome shotgun sequence genome encodes these proteins:
- the LOC135383100 gene encoding uncharacterized protein LOC135383100 produces the protein MTSKTLLCIFALLAVVTLASAQFGRPKFNFQPPPPRHRIEIAAQGGGKSGKHYNVNVGGRAEYDLHRFKNGAKIVAHVEGSHSFGKHEGHKWQEKPKGEVGVRVEIPFKG, from the exons atGACCTCAAAGACGCTCCTCTGCATTTTCGCTCTCCTGGCTG TCGTGACACTGGCCAGCGCACAGTTT GGTCGTCCCAAGTTCAACTTCCAGCCTCCACCACCACGT CATCGCATCGAGATCGCGGCTCAAGGAGGTGGCAAAAGCGGCAAGCACTACAACGTGAATGTGGGAGGTCGTGCCGAATACGACCTACACCGCTTCAAGAACGGAGCTAAGATTGTAGCCCACGTGGAAGGCAGCCATTCGTTCGGAAAGCACGAGGGACACAAGTGGCAAGAAAAGCCGAAAGGAGAAGTAGGAGTCAGAGTAGAGATTCCATTCAAGGGTTAG